The stretch of DNA TCGACGCGACCGGCGCCGGGCAGGCGTTGCAGGTGTTGCGGCAGCTGCGCCGCCTCGTCGACGCCCTGACCGCCACCTCGACCCCGGCGCTGAAGTCCGGCGGGCTCGGGGTCCGCGAGACCCGTCGCCTGTCACGGGAACTGGAGATCGACGAGCCGACGCTGAGCGTGCTCGCCGAGCTGCTGGTGGCCGGCAATCTGGTCACCGCCACCGACGGGGTGGGCCGGCAGGCGGCGTTCTGGACGCCCACGATGGCGGCCGACAGCTGGCTGGCGCTGTCGGACGAGGCGGCGTGGGCGTTCGTCGCCCAGCACTGGCTGGACCTGCGGCGCGACCCGGCCCGGGCCGGTCAGCCCGACGCCAACGGCAAGCCGTTCAACGTGCTGGCGTCGGAGCTGAGCTGGCTGCGCGGACCCGCCGACCGCCGCTGGGTGCTGGGGGTGCTGGCCGAGCTGCCCGCCGGCGCGGCGTGGACGGCCGCCGACATCGGCGCGGTGCTCGCCGTCCGCAGTCCGCTGCGCGGCGCCGACCGCCGCGACCGGGTGATCACCTCGGTGCTGCGGGAGGCGACCCTGCTGGGGGTGGTGGCCTTCGACGCGATCACCACCGCGGGCCGGGCGCTGCTGGCCGGCGCCGAGGACGTGGCCGAGCTGCTGGCCGCGTCGCTGCCGGAGCCGGTGCGGACCGTCCTCGTGCAGGCCGACCTGACCGTGGTCGCCCCCGGCCGGCTGGTGCCCGAGCTCGCCGAGGAGCTGGCCGTCGTCGCCGAGATCGAGTCGGCCGGCTCGGCGACGGTGTACCGGGTGACTCCCGCGAGCGTCCGGCGCGCGCTGGACCGCGGGCGCTCGGCGGCCGAGCTGCACCGGTTGTTCGCCGACGCCTCGGCCACCCCGATCCCCCAGGCGCTGACCTACCTGATCGACGACCTGGCCCGCCGGCACGGGGTGCTGCGGGCCGGGATGGCGTCGTCCTACCTGCGCTGCGACGACCCGGTGATCATCGACCAGGCGATCGCCTTCGCCACCGCCGCCGGCATCCACCTGCGCCGGTTGGCCCCGACGATCGCGATCACCGCGACCGAGACCGACGAGCTGCTGACCGAGCTCCGCAGGGCCGGGATGGCGCCGGTCGCCGAGGACGAGTTCGGTGCCGTGGTGACCCTGCAGGCCGCGCCGCGGCGGGTGAAGCCGGGATTGACCGTGCACCAACGGTGGCGGGAGCCGGCCACGCCCACCCGCGACCAGCTCGCCGTGGTCGTGCAGCGGATGCGCACCGCGGAGCCGGCCGAACCGAACGGCTCGCAGACCCCCACCGAGGCGGTGACCGCGCTGCGTGAGGCGGCCGGCCTGCGCACCCCGGTGTGGATCGAGTACGTCAACGCCGAGGGCTCACCGACCCGCCGGCTGGTGGAGCCGCTGGCCCTGTCCGGCGGCACGGTCGCCGCCTTCGACCGGCTGTCCAACCAGTTGCGCACGTTCGTCCTGCACCGGATCACCGGGGTCGTGCCCTACCGGGAGAACTAGCCCGCCAGCGCTCCGATCGTCACCTGGGCGAGCGACACCGCCGGCGGCTTCCCGTTCGGCGCCGGCGCGTTGGTGGCCCAGGTGACGACGGTCGTGGCGGTCGCGGGGTCGTAGCCCATGAACGAGTTGAAGCCCGGCAGCTCGCCGCTGTGTCCGTAGAAGCCGCCCGGGAACAGGCCGAGACCGTAGCCGTACTTCTGGCCGTCCGGGTTGTCCGTGGTGGGGATGACACTGTCCATCCGTTCCTGCTGCACCTCGGGGCTCAGCAGCCCGCCGCCGACCATCGCCTTGACGTAGACGGCGAGGTCACCGGCGGTGGAGATGGCGCCGCCCGCGGTCCACCCCCACGACGGGTTCAGCCCGGTGACGTCGAACGGCGCCAGCGACCCGTCCGCCGCCGCGGCCTGGATCTCCGGCGACAGCTCGTTGCTGTCGATGGTCCCCACGTTGGTGCCGTAGGTGTATCCCTGCGGATGCGGCTCGGGGATGCCCGCGTCGGCCAACGCGGGCATCGAACTGCCCTGGAGTCCGAGCGGCTGGAAGATGCGGGACGCGAACTCGTCCTCGACCTTGTGGCCGGTGAGCTGCTCGATGATGACACCGAGCAGCACGTAGTTGGTGTTGGAGTAGAACCAGCCCTGTCCCGGGGCGAACTCCGGCGGCATCGCCAGTCCCATCGCGAGCAGCTCCTCGGGCATCCACACGCGCGACGGATTGGCGTCCTGCTCCTCGTTGAGCGCGAGGTCGGTCGTGTAGTTGCCCAGGCCGCTGCGCATGTCCATCAGCTGGCCGATCGTGATGTTCTCGCCGTTGGGCACGTCCGGCCGGTACGTCGAGACCGGGTCGTCCAGCTTCAGCTTCCCCTCCTGGACCAGCTGCAGGATGACGGTCGCGGTCATCGTCTTGGTGTTGCTGCCGATCCGGACGTGGTCGTCCAACGTCACCGGGTCGTCGCCCCGGTAGGTGCGGGTGCCGAAGGCGGTGGACCAGTCCCCCAGCTCCGGCGAGCGCACCAGCACCACGCCGCCGACGATGCCGAGCTCCGCCACGACCCTGTCGATCTCGGGTTGCAGACCGGCCACGTACGCCGGGGCGGAGCCGTCGTCCGGCGTGGTGGTCGACGATGACGTGACCGCCGACTCCGTCGGGCCGGCGCTCGTCACGGACGTGGAGCCCGCGGTGCCCGGGTCGACCGGCGACGACCCGGTGGCCGGGGACCCGGACGACCCGGTGGCCGGGGAGCCGGCCGTCGATCCGGTGGCGGCCGGCGACGACGAGCATCCGGCGAGGAGCAGGGCGGCGAGGGCCGCGGCGGCGAGCCGGCGGCGACGGGAGACGGTCATGGCCGGGGACGTTGCCGGATCGGGGCCGCCGGGGCGATAGACCTGGGCCCTCAGCAGACCTGGCCCCCAGCGCACCTGTGTCCTCAGCGCACCTGGGCCCTCAGCGCAGCGCGGGATCCCGTCGCGCCTCGCGCACGGCCGACCCGCGCCACCGGCGGGCGACGGCGACGACCGTCGCCACCCCGACCGCGGCGAGCGAGACGGTGAACGCCGCGCCCGGGCCGTCGTCCTGGGCCAGCCGCCCGCCCAGACTCGACCCGATCGAGTAGCCGATCACCGAACCCGCGGAGATCAACGTCATGGTCACCCCGGTGCGCTCCGGGCTGACCTGCCGCTCGGCCAGCGAGTAGACGGTGATCAGCGCCGGGCCGACGCCGCAGCCCACGACGAACAGCAGCACCGCGACCAGCGGCACCGCGGTGATCCACAGCAGCGGGACCACCGCGACGACCAGCCAGAGGGTGAAGGTGACCAGCCGGTCGCCGAGGCCGAACCGGGCGGGCAGCGCCGAGGTCCCGAGGCCGGTCAGCGCCGACCCGACGCCCATCGCGGCGTAGAGCAGCCCGGCCGACGCGGCGGCCCCGGACAGCGTGGCCACGGCGGTGACGGCGGTCTGCATGCCGCCGAAGAACGACCCGATGGCCAGCGACACCAGCAGCAACGAGGCCACGGCCGGTTCGCGCCAGACGGGCGCGTGCACGGTGTGCGTGGCGGTGGGTCCGGCCGCGGCGGCGCTCGGGTGCAGGCCGGCCCAGACCCCGAACACCGCGACCATCAGCGCCCCGGCGAGCATCGCCAGCGACGGCGAGATCAGGGTGAACAGGCTGACCACCACCGGCCCGAGGATGTAGACGATCTCGTCGGCGGCCCCCTCCCAGCTCATCGCGGTGGACAACCGGTCGCGGTCGCGCAGCAGCCGCACCCAGCGGGACCGCATCAGGGGACCGATCTGCGGGGTGGCCGCGCCGGTCGCCGCCGCGGTGACCAGCGCCAGCCACCGGGGGGCGTCCAGCGCCACCTCGACGACGAAGGCCACCGCGAACGCGGCGTTGAGCAGGCTGGCCACCACCATCACCACGCGTTGTCCGCGCCGGTCGGCCAGGCGCCCGACCCAGGGCCCGCCGACCGCGGCACCGAGCGACAGCGCCCCGGCCGCCAGACCGGCGTAGCCGAGACTGCCGGTGCTGGTGGTGACGAGCAGCACCATGCCCAGCTGCAGCATCGGCTGCGGCAGCCGGGCCAGGAAACCGACCGGCAGCAGCGCCCGGCCGGCGACGGCGGGAAGTGCCTTGTAGGCGGAGAGGAAGGTGGTCACGGGGCCCCACGTCGTCGCTGGCGGTGGCGCCGTCCCACCCCCGGCGCCGAAACCCTGTGCGCCCGCCAGTCTAGGCAGCCGTCGTGGCCGCCCGGTCGCGGAGCCAGGCACACTGGATGGGTTGCCCTCGCCGGGCAGCACGTCCTGCAGAGAAGAGCACCCGTGACCGACGGCCCCCTGATCGTCCAGTCGGACAAGACCGTCCTGCTGGAGATCGCGCATCCCGACGCGCCCGCGGCCCGCGCCCAGCTGGCGCCGTTCGCCGAGCTGGAGCGCTCCCCCGAGCACATCCACACCTACCGCATCACCCCGTTGGCGCTGTGGAACGCGCGCGCCGCCGGGCACGACGCCGAGCAGGTCGTCGACGCTCTCGTCCGCTGGTCGCGGTTCCCGGTGCCGCAGGCGCTGCTCGTCGACGTCGTGGACACCATGGGCCGCTACGGCCGGCTCGTGCTGCGCAGCGTCCCCGGGCAGGGTCTGGTGCTGGTCGCCCGCGACCGGCTGGTCCTCGAGGAGATCCTGCGCAACAAGAAGATCGCCCCGATGATCGGGCAGCGCATCGACGCCGACACCGTCCTGGTGCACCCGTCCGAGCGCGGCAACATCAAGCAGGTCCTGCTCAAGCTGGGCTGGCCCGCCGAGGACGAGGCGGGGTACGTCGACGGCGAGGCGCACGACATCACGTTGGCGCAGGACGGCTGGACGCTGCGCGACTATCAGGCGATGGCGGTCGAGGGCTTCTGGGCCGGCGGTTCGGGCGTGGTCGTGCTGCCCTGTGGCGCCGGCAAGACGCTGGTCGGGGCCGCGGCGATGGCCAAGGCCGGCGCGACCACGCTGATCCTGGTCACCAACACCGTCTCCGGTCGGCAGTGGAAGCGCGAGCTGATCGCCCGCACCTCACTGACCGAGGAGGAGATCGGCGAGTACTCCGGCGAGCGCAAGGAGATCCGCCCCGTCACCATCGCCACGTACCAGGTGATGACCCGCAAGTCCGGCGGCGAATACCGGCATCTGGACCTGTTCGACTCCCGCGACTGGGGGCTGATCATCTACGACGAGGTGCACCTGCTGCCCGCGCCGGTCTTCCGGATGACCGCCGACCTGCAGTCCCGGCGGCGGCTCGGCCTGACCGCGACGCTGGTCCGCGAGGACGGCCGCGAGGGCGACGTGTTCTCCCTGATCGGCCCCAAGCGCTACGACGCGCCGTGGAAGGACATCGAGGACCAGGGCTGGATCGCTCCCGCGGAGTGCATCGAGGTCCGGGTGACGCTCACCGACAACGAGCGGCTGCAGTACGCGATCGCCGAGCCGGAGGAGAAGTACCGGCTGGCCTCCACCGCCCGCACCAAGCTGCCGGTGGTGAAGGCCGTCCTCGCCAAGCACGTCGGCGAACCCACGCTGGTCATCGGCGCCTACCTCGACCAGCTCGAGGAGCTCGGCGCCGCACTGGACGCACCGATCATCCAGGGCTCGACGAAGAACGCCGAACGGGAGCGCCTGTTCCAGGGCTTCCGCACCGGGGAGATCCCGGTGCTGGTGGTCAGCAAGGTGGCCAACTTCTCCATCGACCTGCCCGACGCGACCGTCGCCGTGCAGGTCAGTGGGACCTTCGGCTCCCGGCAGGAGGAGGCGCAGCGGCTGGGCCGGCTGCTGCGGCCCAAGAGCGACCACCGGCAGGCGCACTTCTACTCGGTCGTCTCGCGCGACACCATCGACACCGAGTACGCCGCGCACCGCCAGCGTTTCCTGGCCGAACAGGGCTACGCCTACCACATCGTCGACGCCGACGACCTGCTCGGCCCGGCCGTTCCGGGCAGCACCGAAGGAGACAGCGCATGACCGACCGGATGGATCTCGAAGCGGCCGAGGCGGCCGCCCTGGACGAGGCGGACGAGACGGCGGACCTCGAGCCGTGGGAGGAGGTCCTCGACGAGTGGGAGTACCTCGGCTGGCTCGACGTGCTGCCGGCCGGCCTGATGGCCATCACCGGCGCGTTCGACGGCCCGACGACCACCCGGCTGGACTTCGACAAGGTGTCGGCCGACATGGTCGCCGGCGAGGGCCTGACCCTGCTGGACGGGGATCCGCTCTGG from Nakamurella deserti encodes:
- a CDS encoding helicase C-terminal domain-containing protein; the encoded protein is MANTLDWLRLLDDDAIVALLAARPDLSVPAPGDFETLARRVNTAPSVWRALETVNQFGVEVLTALVLLHADARGVGVDDLAAFLGEQVTPARLGATLTHLGGLALVRADTGDGALHIPYPVTEALGPHPGGLGAESGLDAATVAALLAEVSDRGRGVLEKLAAGPPVGAVAPSGPLAPTIKGLVAQGLLTRKDATLVELPREVGLALRGDRPLGELHPEPALPATRKPGTKTVDATGAGQALQVLRQLRRLVDALTATSTPALKSGGLGVRETRRLSRELEIDEPTLSVLAELLVAGNLVTATDGVGRQAAFWTPTMAADSWLALSDEAAWAFVAQHWLDLRRDPARAGQPDANGKPFNVLASELSWLRGPADRRWVLGVLAELPAGAAWTAADIGAVLAVRSPLRGADRRDRVITSVLREATLLGVVAFDAITTAGRALLAGAEDVAELLAASLPEPVRTVLVQADLTVVAPGRLVPELAEELAVVAEIESAGSATVYRVTPASVRRALDRGRSAAELHRLFADASATPIPQALTYLIDDLARRHGVLRAGMASSYLRCDDPVIIDQAIAFATAAGIHLRRLAPTIAITATETDELLTELRRAGMAPVAEDEFGAVVTLQAAPRRVKPGLTVHQRWREPATPTRDQLAVVVQRMRTAEPAEPNGSQTPTEAVTALREAAGLRTPVWIEYVNAEGSPTRRLVEPLALSGGTVAAFDRLSNQLRTFVLHRITGVVPYREN
- a CDS encoding serine hydrolase domain-containing protein produces the protein MTVSRRRRLAAAALAALLLAGCSSSPAATGSTAGSPATGSSGSPATGSSPVDPGTAGSTSVTSAGPTESAVTSSSTTTPDDGSAPAYVAGLQPEIDRVVAELGIVGGVVLVRSPELGDWSTAFGTRTYRGDDPVTLDDHVRIGSNTKTMTATVILQLVQEGKLKLDDPVSTYRPDVPNGENITIGQLMDMRSGLGNYTTDLALNEEQDANPSRVWMPEELLAMGLAMPPEFAPGQGWFYSNTNYVLLGVIIEQLTGHKVEDEFASRIFQPLGLQGSSMPALADAGIPEPHPQGYTYGTNVGTIDSNELSPEIQAAAADGSLAPFDVTGLNPSWGWTAGGAISTAGDLAVYVKAMVGGGLLSPEVQQERMDSVIPTTDNPDGQKYGYGLGLFPGGFYGHSGELPGFNSFMGYDPATATTVVTWATNAPAPNGKPPAVSLAQVTIGALAG
- a CDS encoding MFS transporter, translating into MTTFLSAYKALPAVAGRALLPVGFLARLPQPMLQLGMVLLVTTSTGSLGYAGLAAGALSLGAAVGGPWVGRLADRRGQRVVMVVASLLNAAFAVAFVVEVALDAPRWLALVTAAATGAATPQIGPLMRSRWVRLLRDRDRLSTAMSWEGAADEIVYILGPVVVSLFTLISPSLAMLAGALMVAVFGVWAGLHPSAAAAGPTATHTVHAPVWREPAVASLLLVSLAIGSFFGGMQTAVTAVATLSGAAASAGLLYAAMGVGSALTGLGTSALPARFGLGDRLVTFTLWLVVAVVPLLWITAVPLVAVLLFVVGCGVGPALITVYSLAERQVSPERTGVTMTLISAGSVIGYSIGSSLGGRLAQDDGPGAAFTVSLAAVGVATVVAVARRWRGSAVREARRDPALR
- a CDS encoding DNA repair helicase XPB translates to MTDGPLIVQSDKTVLLEIAHPDAPAARAQLAPFAELERSPEHIHTYRITPLALWNARAAGHDAEQVVDALVRWSRFPVPQALLVDVVDTMGRYGRLVLRSVPGQGLVLVARDRLVLEEILRNKKIAPMIGQRIDADTVLVHPSERGNIKQVLLKLGWPAEDEAGYVDGEAHDITLAQDGWTLRDYQAMAVEGFWAGGSGVVVLPCGAGKTLVGAAAMAKAGATTLILVTNTVSGRQWKRELIARTSLTEEEIGEYSGERKEIRPVTIATYQVMTRKSGGEYRHLDLFDSRDWGLIIYDEVHLLPAPVFRMTADLQSRRRLGLTATLVREDGREGDVFSLIGPKRYDAPWKDIEDQGWIAPAECIEVRVTLTDNERLQYAIAEPEEKYRLASTARTKLPVVKAVLAKHVGEPTLVIGAYLDQLEELGAALDAPIIQGSTKNAERERLFQGFRTGEIPVLVVSKVANFSIDLPDATVAVQVSGTFGSRQEEAQRLGRLLRPKSDHRQAHFYSVVSRDTIDTEYAAHRQRFLAEQGYAYHIVDADDLLGPAVPGSTEGDSA